The following proteins are encoded in a genomic region of Panthera leo isolate Ple1 chromosome F2, P.leo_Ple1_pat1.1, whole genome shotgun sequence:
- the POLR2K gene encoding DNA-directed RNA polymerases I, II, and III subunit RPABC4 — protein sequence MDTQKDVQPPKQQPMIYICGECHTENEIKSRDPIRCRECGYRIMYKKRTKRLVVFDAR from the exons ATGGATACTCAGAAGGACGTTCAACCCCCAAAGCAGCAGCCAATGATATATATCTGCGGAG aatgtcacacagaaaatgaaataaaatccagGGATCCAATCAGATGCAGAGAATGTGGATACAGAATAATGTACAAGAAAAGGACTAAAAGAT TGGTGGTTTTTGATGCTCGATGA